The genomic region CAGTTGCTTATACTCATCGACATGCCCCTCCTCACTAACGAAATATACGTTATCACTCTCTTGCTCGCCAAGGAGTGATGTTGAGGTTAAGCACACGACTCTACTCACGGCGTTATCCTCAGCCCAATCCAGTATTTTATCTACGAACTGCCTATAGAGTGTCGGTGGAATCGGCACATGCTGCCTAATTACAACAATTGCGTGCTCCCTATCAAAGAACAGCCTATAGGGTAGCTTAGCTGCACCATCGATGACCGTGACGATAGGTACATGGCCCCTAGGCTTTATCGAACCAATCTCCTCCATCTTGAGGGTCTCCACGAGGTACTCAATGGCCACTATGGAGGCCAGTGATGGTTCAGGGCACGCCATGATTAGTGTATTTCGTGGGTCCCGTGGAATGGACTTAATCTTAATGTCGAATGCTGTGGTTGAGGACATACCATGGCTTACTTGATGCTTGATTTAAATACTTTGTGCAAGTAATGCTGGGTCGATGGGCACCCTATCAATCCTGGCCCTACTGCCCCTCCTCCTTAGTATGTCCTCCACGGCGCTGGTCACGGCAGCCGCTGCCACACCAACGGGCACCTCACCAATCCCCTTAACACCCATTGGGGTTACTGGGGATGGTGATGGGACCAGGTGGACCTCAATCTCCGGCATATCCATGGAGTTTGGCAGCCCATAATCACCGAGGCTCAGCGTTAGTAGGTTGCCATCCTCATCATACCTATAAGCCTCATAGAGCGCCAGTGATATTCCTATTGCTGTACCACCCATTACCTGCTCCTTAACGAGCTCCTCATCTATTACGTTACCCGGGTCCAGGTAAACCACGTGCTTTATTGGCCTAAGCCTACCATCCTCATACCTAACAACGGCAATGTCACAGGCAAATGGGTACGCAATATACCTACCGATCTTCGCCTCTGC from Vulcanisaeta distributa DSM 14429 harbors:
- a CDS encoding proteasome assembly chaperone family protein; this translates as MSSTTAFDIKIKSIPRDPRNTLIMACPEPSLASIVAIEYLVETLKMEEIGSIKPRGHVPIVTVIDGAAKLPYRLFFDREHAIVVIRQHVPIPPTLYRQFVDKILDWAEDNAVSRVVCLTSTSLLGEQESDNVYFVSEEGHVDEYKQLGLIPLHEATITGIEAVFLDSVLSRNINGVLLLAESKVLTAINRLIESGKLSSHKDVLAILNQTIGRYGPDVTAALKLIRALSRIVGFEIPTDKLAEHASKYAFLVDKNLEAYMKPPKEELPVYY